A window of the Parabacteroides merdae ATCC 43184 genome harbors these coding sequences:
- a CDS encoding PfkB family carbohydrate kinase has translation MNTHNLCCIGHITLDKIVTPKRTLHMPGGTSFYFAHGMSKLDTSDFLLVTALAVSEMDAVEEIRRKGIDVKVLPSTHSVYFENTYGENQNNRTQRVLAKADPFTVEGLQDVDARIYHLGSLLADDFSLDVIKYLSTKGMLSVDAQGYLREVRGENVFAVDWPEKEEALKYIHILKANEHETEVLTGCKNPREAALKLANWGVKEVLLTLGSMGSVIYADGEFHEIPAYPPTEIVDATGCGDTYMAGYLYMRNKGASYKEAGCFAAAMCTIKLEASGPFGGTEKDVWDIIERYK, from the coding sequence ATGAATACACATAATCTTTGTTGCATCGGCCACATTACGTTGGATAAGATTGTAACGCCGAAAAGGACACTGCATATGCCGGGAGGAACATCTTTCTATTTCGCGCATGGAATGAGCAAATTAGATACTTCCGACTTCCTGTTGGTAACAGCTCTTGCTGTCAGTGAGATGGACGCGGTGGAAGAAATACGCAGGAAAGGGATCGATGTAAAGGTTTTGCCCAGTACCCATTCCGTCTATTTTGAAAATACATATGGCGAGAACCAGAACAACCGGACGCAGCGGGTATTGGCAAAAGCCGATCCGTTCACAGTTGAAGGGTTACAGGATGTCGATGCCCGCATCTATCATTTGGGAAGTTTGCTGGCGGACGATTTTTCTTTAGATGTAATCAAATATTTATCGACCAAAGGGATGTTATCGGTCGATGCCCAAGGCTACCTGCGTGAAGTTCGCGGTGAGAATGTTTTCGCCGTAGACTGGCCGGAAAAGGAAGAGGCACTGAAATACATCCATATCCTGAAAGCCAACGAACACGAAACGGAAGTTCTCACCGGATGCAAAAATCCGCGTGAAGCAGCTCTGAAATTAGCCAACTGGGGCGTTAAGGAGGTTTTGCTGACATTAGGAAGCATGGGATCTGTCATTTATGCCGACGGCGAATTTCATGAAATACCCGCATACCCTCCAACAGAGATTGTGGACGCTACGGGATGTGGCGATACCTATATGGCCGGCTATCTGTACATGCGAAACAAAGGAGCTTCATACAAAGAAGCAGGATGTTTTGCCGCCGCCATGTGTACAATCAAGCTGGAAGCCTCGGGACCTTTCGGGGGAACAGAGAAGGATGTTTGGGATATTATCGAAAGGTATAAGTGA
- a CDS encoding RNA polymerase sigma-70 factor, which produces MLVEKKILSDHFEEIYVSWFSRMKYFALEYVVSEEDAENIVQDVFTELWERKEILAYDVNLVALLFTSIKNRCIDLLRHRIVVKEAVNLIQEEYQATLRMKLASLELFDQSLLSEQDIERIITEVVDSLPEKCREIFIKSKIEGKKQKDIAAELNISLKTVENQMDIAYKKIKSELKDYLPLLIFLLAN; this is translated from the coding sequence ATGCTGGTTGAAAAGAAAATACTATCCGACCATTTTGAAGAAATATATGTCTCTTGGTTTTCCCGGATGAAATATTTCGCTCTGGAGTATGTCGTGTCAGAAGAAGACGCAGAAAATATCGTCCAGGACGTATTTACCGAATTGTGGGAAAGAAAAGAGATCTTGGCTTATGATGTGAATCTGGTTGCCCTGCTTTTTACTTCGATCAAAAACCGTTGTATCGACCTTTTACGTCACCGCATTGTTGTAAAGGAAGCTGTCAACCTGATACAGGAAGAGTATCAGGCTACTTTGCGGATGAAACTTGCCTCCTTGGAATTATTCGATCAGTCTCTACTCTCCGAGCAGGATATCGAACGGATCATTACTGAAGTGGTAGACTCTTTGCCTGAAAAATGTCGGGAAATTTTTATCAAAAGCAAAATAGAGGGGAAAAAACAGAAAGACATAGCTGCTGAATTGAATATTTCCCTTAAAACTGTTGAAAATCAGATGGATATCGCCTATAAGAAAATTAAAAGCGAATTGAAAGACTATCTCCCTTTATTAATATTTTTACTCGCTAATTAA
- a CDS encoding FecR family protein — translation MNERIHKYFYEELSTEERLSLLRDVEASEELKKEFVEYQNLYALLNLGHQVQDKTIGKQKYDCFILQKQHSVMWKRWTRRIGYAAAILILVVSTSILTYWYAQPEQAEFLSENVMNTLYTPAGQRAQLVLQDGTEVWLNAKSKLIYPASFTDDKRNVTIEGEAFFKVAKDPSRPFIVSTHDVDMEVLGTQFNVCSYPATGYVQTSLLEGSVRVFFRNKESDGIILEPDQQVTVSNGKMKVEPIRLKAHFLWLDGIYAFENEPLINILEKMELYYDVKIVVKDTSLFKDTYTGKFRQRDSLDDVFRVLQQIRKFKVNAARKSKVDDNTARMQSIKQLGV, via the coding sequence ATGAACGAACGGATACATAAATACTTTTATGAGGAACTTTCCACGGAAGAGCGACTATCCCTGCTGCGCGATGTCGAGGCGAGTGAAGAACTCAAAAAAGAATTTGTAGAGTATCAAAATCTATATGCCTTGTTGAACTTAGGACATCAGGTGCAGGATAAAACAATCGGCAAACAGAAATACGACTGCTTTATTTTGCAAAAGCAACACTCCGTGATGTGGAAGCGTTGGACACGCCGGATCGGGTATGCGGCTGCTATCCTGATATTAGTCGTTTCAACAAGTATATTGACATATTGGTATGCACAGCCTGAGCAAGCGGAGTTTTTATCGGAGAATGTGATGAATACTCTGTACACTCCTGCCGGACAGCGGGCACAACTGGTCTTGCAGGATGGGACGGAAGTTTGGCTGAATGCGAAGTCGAAGTTGATCTATCCAGCCAGTTTTACCGATGATAAAAGGAATGTTACGATCGAAGGAGAAGCCTTCTTCAAAGTGGCGAAAGACCCTTCCCGCCCTTTCATTGTTTCTACGCATGATGTCGATATGGAAGTTTTAGGCACCCAATTTAACGTGTGCAGCTATCCTGCGACCGGCTATGTACAAACCAGTTTGTTGGAAGGTTCCGTACGCGTCTTTTTCCGGAATAAGGAATCTGACGGGATCATTTTGGAACCGGATCAACAAGTGACTGTCTCGAACGGAAAGATGAAGGTAGAACCGATTCGCCTGAAAGCTCATTTTTTATGGCTTGACGGTATATATGCCTTTGAAAATGAACCTTTGATCAATATTCTGGAAAAAATGGAACTTTACTATGACGTAAAGATCGTAGTAAAAGACACATCTTTATTCAAAGATACTTATACGGGAAAATTCAGGCAGCGCGACAGTCTTGACGATGTTTTCCGCGTATTGCAGCAAATCCGCAAATTTAAAGTAAACGCAGCAAGAAAAAGCAAGGTTGATGATAATACAGCAAGAATGCAGTCTATTAAGCAGTTAGGTGTTTAA
- a CDS encoding sugar MFS transporter, translated as MEKVKKSLVKKEYLVPFVLVTSLFFLWGFAHAILDVLNKHFQEALVMTKAHSALIQATMYTGYFTMAIPAGLFINKYGYRQGVVFGLILYGIGSLLFIPSEQLMSFNFFLFSLFVIGCGLTFLETAANPYVTELGDRETAASRLNLAQSFNGLGCICAPVIGGMLLFSGNGDANIALPYTVMGVIVLSVALIFFRIRLPEINHDDCEDTTAEAKAGLKGLWKHRCFTWGVMALFCYEIAEISINSFFINYVTDDGWMDAHEAAIVLSFGGLGLFMIGRIIGSWIMSYIRAEKVLFICAIFTVLGALFVTLNLGTLSKGALFACYIFEAIMFPTIFAISLRGLGDYTKRASSFLMMSPIGGAVGPLLMGYVADISTMSFSFVVPLFGYAVVLIYSYMVMAKKLR; from the coding sequence ATGGAAAAAGTAAAGAAATCGTTGGTAAAGAAAGAGTATCTGGTTCCTTTTGTATTAGTCACATCTCTGTTTTTCTTATGGGGTTTTGCACATGCTATTTTAGATGTGCTGAACAAGCATTTCCAGGAGGCGCTTGTCATGACGAAGGCTCATTCTGCTTTGATCCAGGCAACGATGTACACGGGTTATTTCACAATGGCTATCCCAGCCGGACTTTTTATTAATAAATACGGATACCGCCAGGGGGTGGTGTTCGGTCTGATCCTTTACGGGATCGGATCGTTGCTTTTCATTCCGAGCGAACAGTTGATGTCATTCAACTTCTTTCTCTTTTCCCTGTTTGTGATCGGTTGCGGACTGACGTTCTTGGAGACGGCAGCCAATCCTTACGTGACAGAGCTTGGGGATCGCGAGACGGCAGCCAGTCGTTTGAATCTGGCACAATCCTTCAACGGGTTAGGTTGTATCTGTGCACCTGTAATCGGTGGAATGCTGTTGTTTTCCGGCAACGGAGATGCTAACATTGCTTTGCCCTATACCGTGATGGGCGTTATCGTCCTGTCTGTTGCTCTTATTTTCTTCCGCATCCGCTTGCCGGAGATCAACCATGACGATTGCGAAGATACGACTGCTGAGGCTAAAGCCGGGTTGAAAGGATTGTGGAAACATCGTTGTTTTACCTGGGGGGTGATGGCCTTGTTCTGCTACGAAATAGCGGAAATATCGATTAACAGTTTCTTTATTAATTATGTGACTGACGATGGGTGGATGGATGCGCATGAGGCAGCGATCGTTCTTTCCTTCGGTGGATTGGGCTTGTTTATGATCGGGCGTATTATCGGTAGTTGGATTATGAGTTATATCCGAGCGGAGAAAGTCTTGTTTATTTGTGCGATTTTTACTGTTTTGGGCGCTCTGTTCGTTACCCTGAATTTAGGTACTCTGTCGAAAGGTGCTCTATTTGCCTGCTATATCTTCGAGGCTATTATGTTTCCGACGATTTTTGCTATCTCGCTGAGGGGATTGGGTGACTATACCAAGCGTGCTTCGTCCTTCTTGATGATGTCTCCGATAGGAGGAGCTGTCGGACCGTTATTGATGGGCTATGTAGCCGATATCTCGACAATGTCGTTTTCGTTCGTCGTACCGCTATTTGGGTATGCCGTAGTCCTTATTTATTCTTATATGGTGATGGCTAAGAAACTGCGTTGA